In one window of Pseudobdellovibrionaceae bacterium DNA:
- the gloB gene encoding hydroxyacylglutathione hydrolase: protein MDVHLLPAFKDNYIYLVHDPLKHINIVVDPGDSDVVKMFLSDRQWDLHAILITHHHWDHIDGVEELQNSFKCQVIGSVYDQSRLPPLTQRVQGGDCLEIGSASIQVLFVPGHTTGHIAYYFSDQQWLFVGDTLFSMGCGRIFEGTPEMLFNSLQQLLLLPDSGKVFCTHEYTLTNAKFALQFEPNNPDLLLRIKQAEALRANHQPTLPTTIMQEKATNPFLRLKSPAIRQSLNMATATDLEVFTRLRELRNQF, encoded by the coding sequence ATGGACGTGCATCTGCTCCCCGCATTTAAAGATAACTATATCTACCTCGTTCACGATCCCCTTAAACATATAAATATCGTGGTGGACCCTGGCGATTCCGACGTGGTGAAAATGTTTTTATCGGATCGACAATGGGACCTCCATGCCATACTCATCACTCATCACCATTGGGATCATATTGATGGTGTCGAAGAACTTCAAAACTCCTTTAAATGCCAGGTCATTGGCTCGGTATATGATCAATCTCGCCTGCCGCCCCTCACTCAGAGGGTCCAAGGAGGTGACTGCCTTGAAATAGGCTCTGCGTCCATACAGGTTTTGTTTGTGCCAGGTCATACCACTGGACACATCGCCTACTATTTTTCTGATCAACAGTGGCTGTTTGTGGGCGACACTTTGTTTTCTATGGGATGTGGTCGCATTTTTGAGGGCACACCGGAGATGCTGTTTAATAGTCTGCAACAGCTTTTGCTTTTGCCTGATTCTGGAAAAGTCTTCTGCACCCACGAGTACACGCTCACAAATGCCAAATTCGCACTTCAGTTTGAGCCAAACAATCCAGATTTGCTTTTAAGAATAAAGCAGGCCGAGGCTTTGCGCGCAAACCACCAGCCCACTCTACCGACGACAATCATGCAAGAAAAGGCGACCAATCCCTTTTTGCGACTTAAAAGCCCTGCAATCAGGCAAAGTTTAAACATGGCTACGGCCACAGACCTTGAAGTTTTCACCCGACTTAGAGAGCTTCGAAATCAATTTTAA
- a CDS encoding nucleotide pyrophosphohydrolase codes for MEKTLQEMTESVVQFCTDRDWDQFHGPKDLAIGLVTESSELLQHFRFLDEQRAQDLLQDSDKREAVGEELADILFFLLRFSQRNKFDLTQAFYDKLQKNTAKYPIEKSKGRFEKYTDL; via the coding sequence ATGGAAAAAACTCTACAAGAAATGACTGAATCTGTGGTTCAATTTTGCACCGATCGAGACTGGGACCAATTTCATGGTCCGAAAGATCTGGCTATTGGCCTTGTTACAGAATCAAGCGAACTTCTACAGCATTTTCGATTTCTGGACGAACAGCGGGCACAAGACCTCCTGCAAGATTCTGATAAGCGAGAAGCGGTGGGTGAAGAGTTGGCAGATATTTTGTTTTTCTTGCTCCGGTTCTCGCAAAGAAACAAGTTTGATTTAACTCAAGCTTTCTATGATAAATTGCAAAAAAATACAGCCAAGTACCCCATTGAAAAATCAAAAGGCCGATTTGAAAAGTACACAGATCTTTAA